The following coding sequences lie in one Spinacia oleracea cultivar Varoflay chromosome 1, BTI_SOV_V1, whole genome shotgun sequence genomic window:
- the LOC110787854 gene encoding transcription factor bHLH62 → MEKELNCSNLMEMSSEQLTNCYFHPNWENSNDQNDPFESALSSIVSSPTTTGVAASNGGGGGMMIRELIGRLGSICDSEGGEVSPQQSCIAATGNNSTNNSCYSTPLNSPPSKFNLSSLMMIMGNHNNNNNNYPIQSNLGSFNPDPGFVERAAKLSCFGNNLADLVGVNCSNNNNSRLLVSKLESGKLSRVNSDKKLGENVELGDSREGSSVSEQNPGVEIGAKPQIDATSRKRKSASKAKVKDTSVKDDKVEVENEETNAKRSKIDEKEGKKEQNTEQNAGESKPEPFKDYIHVRARRGQATDSHSLAERVRREKISERMKFLQDLVPGCNKVTGKATVLDEIINYVQSLQRQVEFLSMKLATVSPRMEFNMEALLSKDMFQSRGSSVQQQTMYPIDHNSAQGFPFGYQSNQQMSLPLPNGIENPFSANPMNGTGIRRNPSIPLPSIDGFVDSMTQLPTLWEDDLQSLVQMGIVQNQTQNVPSGTIPNGQMKVEL, encoded by the exons ATGGAAAAGGAGCTAAATTGCTCAAATTTGATGGAAATGTCATCAGAGCAGCTAACAAATTGCTATTTCCACCCCAATTGGGAGAACTCAAATGACCAAAATGACCCTTTTGAGTCTGCCCTCAGCTCCATTGTATCATCCCCTACAACCACAGGTGTAGCAGCATCcaacggtggtggtggtggtatgATGATCAGGGAGCTCATCGGACGGCTAGGAAGCATCTGTGATTCAGAAGGTGGTGAGGTTTCACCACAACAATCCTGCATTGCTGCTACAGGAAATAACAGCACCAACAATTCTTGTTACAGTACACCCTTGAATTCTcctccctcaaaattcaatcttTCTTCTCTTATGATGATCATGGGTAatcataataataacaataataattaccCAATTCAATCAAATTTGGGATCTTTTAATCCTGACCCTGGATTTGTTGAAAGAGCTGCTAAATTGTCCTGTTTTGGGAATAATTTAGCTGATTTAGTGGGTGTTAATTgttctaataataataatagtagatTATTAGTTTCAAAGTTGGAATCTGGGAAATTATCAAGGGTGAATTCTGATAAGAAATTGGGTGAAAATGTTGAATTGGGTGATTCAAGAGAAGGTTCTTCAGTTTCTGAGCAAAACCCAGGTGTTGAAATTGGTGCCAAACCTCAAATTGATGCAACTTCTAGGAAAAGGAAGTCTGCTTCCAAGGCTAAAGTCAAGGATACATCTGTCAAAGATGACaag GTTGAGGTGGAAAATGAGGAAACAAATGCTAAAAGAAGCAAGATTGATGAAAAAGAAGgtaaaaaggaacaaaatacaGAGCAAAATGCAGGTGAATCAAAACCTGAGCCATTTAAGGATTACATTCATGTCAGAGCTAGAAGAGGCCAGGCTACTGATAGTCACAGTCTTGCTGAAAGG gttaggagagagaaaattagtgAGAGAATGAAGTTTCTACAAGATCTTGTTCCTGGTTGTAACAAG GTTACAGGAAAAGCAACTGTTTTAGATGAAATCATAAATTATGTTCAATCATTGCAACGCCAAGTTGAG TTTCTTTCCATGAAATTAGCTACTGTGAGTCCTAGGATGGAGTTTAACATGGAAGCTCTCCTGTCAAAGGAT ATGTTTCAATCTAGAGGGTCATCAGTACAACAACAGACAATGTACCCAATAGATCACAATTCAGCACAAGGATTCCCTTTTGGTTACCAATCTAACCAGCAAATGTCACTGCCTTTACCAAATGGGATTGAGAATCCCTTCTCTGCTAACCCGATGAATGGTACCGGGATCCGGCGTAATCCGAGCATCCCTTTGCCCTCGATCGATGGATTTGTTGATTCTATGACTCAG CTACCTACTCTTTGGGAGGATGATCTCCAAAGTCTTGTTCAAATGGGAATTGTCCAGAATCAAACACAAAATGTACCTTCAG GTACAATTCCAAATGGTCAAATGAAAGTTGAGCTATGA